GATTATTGCGGAACGCAAGACGTTCTTTCTTGATCTCAAACAGAATGCGCGCGGTAAAGTGGTGCGTATTACGGAAAAGGTGAGTTCCAACCGGGACCGGATCATGGTGCCCGCGGAAATCCTGGACGATTTCATCTCCGCTCTCCAGGATATCCGGGAAACGCTGAAGCAGCAGGGGGAATAAATCCCCCTGTTCTTTCTTTTTTAATGATGGCGGGGTTGTGGCTGCCCCGCTTTTTTGCGGTATCCGGATGACTGGGAATCCGGCAGGCAAAATGTCGTTCTGTCTGAATTAGGCGTTGTCAAAAGTAGAAAAGGGAGTACTTTTGTTTCCCGGTTTTTCCGTCCCCTTTTTTCTGCACTCCGGATCCTTCCGCGTTCCGGACGCGCGGGGGCGGATTGTTGATGGCAACCCTCCATATTTCAGACAGATGACGACACAACAGGAATTGACTCCGGAGCTGATACGGGCCGCGCTGACCACGGTTAAATTTCCCGGATTCAGCCGCGACATCGTATCCTTCGGATTAGTGAAGAAGATTGATATTGACGCTGAAAACAACGTCACGATTGATTTGGTGATTGAGAGCAAGAATGCGGATATTCCCCGTTACATTTTTGAAGGCGTCCACGGCGTGATGAAGCATTTGCCCGGCGTGAAGCATTGCGACGTGAATATCGAACACAAGGCTCCGGAAGCCAAGAAGGGAATCAATGACGACCCCTCTACCTGGAAATCCTCCGTTCCCGGCGCCAAACACGTGATCGCCGTCGCTTCCGGCAAGGGCGGCGTGGGCAAATCCACCGTTTCCGCGAACCTGGCGGTGGCGCTGAGCAAGCTGGGTTATTCCGTGGGCCTGGTGGACCTGGATATTTACGGCCCCTCCATGTCCCTGATGTTCGGCACCAAGGAACGGCCCGGAGCCAATGAGAATGACGAGTTTCTTCCGGTAACGGCCCATGGCGTGAAGCTTCTTTCCATGGGGCTGCTGATCAATGAATCGGACCCCGTTGCGGTGCGCGGCCCCCTGGCGACGCGCTACGTCCAGCAGTTCCTGCGCAACGTGGTGTGGGGGGACGTGGATTTCCTGATTCTGGACCTGCCGCCCGGCACGGGAGACATTCAGCTCACGATTGTCCAGACGGCGGAGCTGGACGGCGTGGTGGTGGTGACCACTCCGCAGGAGGTGGCGTTGATTGATGCCCGCAAGGCGATCGGCCTTTTTGAACGGGTGAAGACCCCCATTCTGGGCGTGATTGAAAACATGAGTTATTTCCAGTGCCCGTCTGACGGCAAGATTTACCACATCTTCGGCGAAGGCGGCGGCGAGCGGGAAGCGGCCAAACTGGGCGTGCCGCTGCTGGGCAAGATTCCGCTGGACATCGCCACCCGCTCCGGCGGGGACGAAGGCCGCCCCGTAGCCCTGGAAGACCCTGGGCAGAACCCGGTTTCCGCCGCGTTCCGCCAGGTGGCTGAACAATGCGCCCGCATGGTGCTTGACTGCTGAATGCCCGGACGGGGCAGGAGGCCCCGGTCCGGTTGACGCCCTTTGACCGTAAAGCCGGGTTGGAGCCTGCCGCTCCGGTCCGGCTTGTTTGCCGGCATGTTCCGGCTCCTTGAAGGAGGAATGCATGGAAGGAAAGAAAGCAATGAATAAGACGTGGAATTTGAAGGAGATGAAGAAGTTGATCCCCCTGGCCTTTCCGGTGCTGGTGGTGAACCTCTCCATTGTGGGCATGGGGGCGGTGGACGCCATTGTCGCCGGGGGCGCAGGCGTGACGGACATGGCCGCCGTGGCGCTCGGGTCTTCCGTATATTTGCCCGTGACCCTCTTCGCCTGCGGCGTGCTGATGATCATCGGCCCCGTGATCGCCAACATGCGCGGCAAGAGCCATGAAAGCCGCGTGGGCTACATGACCAACCACGGCCTGTGGCTGGCGCTGATGCTCAGCCTGGTTTCCATGCCGGTCATTTATGCCCTGAGGAACGTGTTCGGCTGGATATCGGATGACGCCGCCATGTGTGAGATGGCCTCCGCCTACATGTTCGCCATCATGTGGGGACTGCCCGCCAACCTGGGATTCGTGGCCCTCAAGAGCCTGAACGAAGGCTCCAACATGACCCGGCCCGCCATGTACGTGGGGATATGCGGCCTGCTGCTCAACATTCCGCTGAACTACATGTTCGTCTTCGGCATGTACGGATTCCCCCGCATGGGTGGCGCGGGCTGCGGCGCGGCCACCGCCGTTATCTTCTACATTGAATTCCTGCTGATGTTCCTGCTGGTGTATTTCAACCCCAAGCACCGCCCGTACCGCAGGCACATCGTTTCCTGGCGGCGTCCCACGCCTTCCGTCATTACGCATCTGGTGCGGCTGGGCGTGCCGATCGGCATTTCCCAGCTGTGCGAGGTGATGCTTTTCTGCGCCGCCGCGCTGGTGCTGGCTCCCCTGGGCAAGACACAGGTAGCCAGCCACCAGATAGCCGGGAACGTGGGCGGCCTGGTTTTTATGCTGCCCCTGTCTGTGGGTCTGGCGGCTTCCATCCGCGTGGCCTACCATCACGGCAAAAAGAATGTGGCCGGGACCAGGTCCGCCATTCTCTCTGCCTATGTGCTGGTACTCAGCATCTGCCTGTGCACGATAGGCGGCATCATCCTTTTCCGCGAACAGATCGTGCACTTGTATAACGATTCGGAACTGATTGTCAGCACGGCCTCCGTCCTGCTGATCCTGGCGGCCGCCTACCAGCTCCCGGACTGCCTCCAGGTGCTTTCCGTCGGGGTGCTGAGGGGATTCCGGGATACCGCTTCCATTTCCATCATCACCTTCGTGTCGTACTGGATGGTGGGATTCCCCGTGTGCTACATTCTTGCCCGGACCGACTGGATTGTCCCGGCCATGGGCGCGCGGGGCGTCTGGATAGGGTTCATCGTCGGCCTTACCGTGGCGGCCGTACTGCTGCTGTGGCGCGTGGTGCGCACCACGCGGCGCGAATTTGTCCTGATGCGGCGGGGCGGGGAGTAATCCTCCCCCCGGCGCGGGCGTCCAGGGATGTTTATTTTTCCTGTTCCGCAGAGGATTGTTTCTGTCCGAGCCGTTTCAGGATATCCACGGCTTCCTGCGGGCGAGCCGCTTCCCTGAGTATAACTTTTTTCTTCCCGCCATATTCCAGAATAATGTCTCCGGCGCCGTTCCTGGCCGGATGCAGCCGCACGTTTCTGAGTTTGTGGAAGGAACGGGTATAAATGCTGCATCCTTTGAAAAACAGGGCTGCTTCTCCGGTAATGGCAATTAGGCGGCGGTCCGTCAGCGCATAAAGGCTGTTGCGCCGGCTTGTCCGTTCCCGCCAGGGAGCGGAAAGCAACCTCACGCCGCCGGCCAGGGCCAGCATGGCCGGAATGCCGCCGGCGATAACCCCTGCGAGGGAAAAATAAAGCAGGGAACCGGGAAGCTCCCCTTCCCAAAAATGGCCCGCGTCTCTCCAGACTGCCAGAATAAAGCACCAGGGATAGACCAGAAGAATGGTGCCGAAGAACATTCGCCTGGCGACGGGAAAAGTCCAGTACCGTTCTGCGGGACGGCTTTTCCATAGAATCCGTTCCCCGGGCTTGAGCTTGCGCGCCAGGAGTTCTTCCGCAGTGGGGATATGGTCGGGGCATCCTCCGTGCATGCCTGATTTATAGCCGGAAAACAATGAGTGTCAATGTTGCGGAGGGCAGGTGCGGGGGCGGCGCATGGCTTATGCCTGACTTGGGGATGGCGGGCGGCGGGAAACTTTCCGTTTCAAGGGGTCTTTTTCTGAACTGGAGTAATACAAGCTCTATCCCCTTCCATGATGTAAAGATGATGTTATTGTTTTTAAAAGATATTGAATGAGAAAGAATTATGAATATCTGGCCTTTTTTCTCCTTTTATCTTGTGAAGGCTCATGATTCGCTGTAATTTGGAAGCCCTGTACGATTAAGATTTTCACATGTCATTATCTATTAAATCTGAGCAGGAGTGCCGCTGGGATATTGCATCCCTTGGCGAAGTGATGCTGAGGCTGGACCCCGGCGAAGGCCGCATTCATACCACGCGTTCCTTCCGTGTCTGCGAAGGCGGCGGGGAATACAACGTGGCCCGCGGGCTGAGGCGCTGTTTCAGGATGAGGGGCGCCATCGTCACCGCCATCTGCGACAATCCCGTAGGGCGGCTTCTGGAGGACTGCATGCTTCAGGGCGGACTGGACCTGGATTACGTGAAATGGGCCCCCTTTGACGGCATCGGCCGCGACTGCCGCGTGGGCCTGAATTTCACGGAACGCGGCTATGGCGTGCGCGCCGCCGTGGGCTGTTCCGACCGCGGACTGAGCGCCGCCTGCCAGATGAAGCCCGGCGACGTGGACTGGGACGCCCTGTTCGGCAGGGACGGCGTGCGCTGGTTCCATACCGGCGGCATTTATGCGGGACTTTCCGAAACGACGAGCGACGTGGTGCTGGAAGCCGTCCAGGCCGCCCGCAAGCACGGCACGGTCGTTTCCTATGACCTGAACTACCGCCCCTCCCTGTGGAAGAGCATCGGCGGCCAGAAGCGCGCCCAGGAGGTAAACCGAGCCATCGCTCCCTTTGTGGACGTCATGATCGGCAATGAGGAGGACTTCCAGGCGTCCCTGGGCCTTTCCATCGAAGGGGCCACGGAGGACTTCTCCCATATCGACCAGGGTTCCTACCGGCAGATGATCCGCCGCGCAGTGGCGGAATTCGGCTTCAAGGCCGCCGCCACGACATTGCGCGTGGCCCGCACGGCCACCTTCAACGACTGGGCGGCCATGCTGTACTGCGACGGGGAGTTTTATGATTCCATTTCCTTCCCGAATCTGGAAATCCTGGACCGCGTGGGCGGCGGAGATTCCTTCGCCTCCGGCCTGATTTACGGGCTGATGAGCGGGAAGGGCCCCCAGTACGCCGTGAACTGCGGCTGCGCCCACGGCGCGCTGGCCATGACCACTCCGGGGGATACCTCCACGGCCTCCCTGGCGGAAGTGGAAAAAGTCATGAAGGGCGGCACCGCCCGCGTGGACCGCTAACCTTTATCTTATCCTGTTATGATTGAAAGCTGGAGATGGTACGGTCCGGGGGACCCGATTACGCTGAGGGACATCCGCCAGGCGGGCGCTTCCGGAATCGTGACGGCCCTGCATGAAGTGAAGTGCGGAGACCTCTGGACGGAAGAAGCCGTGGCGGAACGGGGCCGGATGATCGAGGAGCAGGGCATGAACTGGGTGGTGGCGGAAAGCATCGCCGTCCATGAGGATATCAAGACGCGTTCCGGAAACTGGAAGCATTACCTGGAAGTGTACAAGCAGAGCCTCCGCAACCTCGCCGGGGCCGGGGTGAAGGTGGTCTGCTACAACTTCATGCCCGTTCTGGACTGGACGCGCTCCGATCTGGCTTTTCCGATGGAAGACGGCAGCAGCGTGCTGAAATATGATTCCGCCCGTGTGGCTGCCTTCGACCTGTTCATTTTGGAGCGCCCCGGGGCGGAAGGGGACTATTCCCCGGAGACCCTGGACCGGGCGCGCAGCCTCTTCCAGTCCCTGGACGGGGAGGGCCGCCGTGCGCTGGCGGATTCCATCCTGCTGGGGCTTCCCGGCACGGTGGACGACCTGACGCCGGAGCAGTTCAAGGACATGCTCAAACGCTATGAGGGCATCGACGACGCCCGCCTGCGGCAAAACCTGTACGACTTTCTCAACGAGATCATGCCCGTCTGCGAGGAAACGGGCATCCGCATGGCCATCCATCCGGACGATCCGCCCCGGCCCATCTTCGGGCTGCCCCGCATCATGAGTGATGAGGAGGACATGCGCCGGATGATCCGGGAAGTGCCCGCCATGCACTGCGGGTTCACGCTCTGCACCGGTTCCCTGGGCGGCCTGTATTCCAACTCCCCGCACCTGCTGATGGAGGAATTTGCGGACCGCGTTTACTTCGCCCACTTCCGCAACACGGTGTTTGATGCGGACCATGAAAGCTTCCGGGAATCCGACTCCCACCTCTGCGGGCACACGGACATGGCCTACGCCATGCAGTGCCTCATCAACGAGGAAAACCGCCGGAAGGCGGAAGGCCTGGAAAACTGGCGCATTCCCGTGCGCCCGGATCACGGCAAGCTGATGGACATCGACCTGGAAAAGAAATGTTACGCCGGGTATTCCTACGGCGGCCGCGTCATCGGCCTGGCGGAACTCCGCGGATTGGCCATGGGCCTGCAATCCTTCCGCCCGCTGGTCGGGAAAAACGCCCTGGTCACCGGGGCCGCCGGGGTTCTCTGCTCCGTCATGGCCCGCGACCTGCTGAAGGCCGGGGCCAGGGTGGCCCTGCTGGGCCGCACCCGTTCCAAGCTGGAAGAACTTCAGCGGAAGCTGGCTGAGGAAGGGCTCACCCGGACCCTCGTCATCGCGGCGGACGTGCTGGACAAGGCGCAGTTGGAGGAAGCCGCCACCCTGCTGGAAAACACCTGGGGACGGCTGGACATCCTGGTGAACGGGGCCGGAGGCAACGATCCGCGCGGGACCACCCCCGCGGAGCAGTGCATGCCGGACACCCCGGTGGAGCAGGGCTTCTTCGGCATGGACATGCAGGGTTTTGAGTACGTCAACCGCCTCAACATGATCGGCACCATTCTTCCCTCTCAGGTCTTCGGAAAACTGCTGGCCGCTTCCAGCGGCTGCATTGTCAACATCTCCTCCATGGCCGCATTCCTGCCCCTGACCAAAGTCGGGGCCTACGGGGCAGCAAAAGCCGCCGTGGACAACTTCACCAAATGGCTGGCCACACACCTGGCTCCTCTGGGTGTGCGCGTCAACGCCATCGCTCCCGGCTTCTTCATTACGGATCAGAACCGCTTCCTGATGATGGAAAAGGACGGGGAAACGCCTACGCCGCGCGGGCGCAAGGTGCTTGCCAAGACGCCCATGCACCGCTTCGGCGAGCCCGGCGACCTCTGCGGAGCCCTGCAATTCCTGGTGTCTCCTTCCGCCTCCTTCGTGACGGGGACCATCATCCCCGTGGACGGCGGTTTCCTGGCCTATTCCGGAGTGTAACCATCAAACTCCTCCCTCCCATGTTTATCGACGACGACTTTCTGCTGGACACTCCCCAGGCGAAGACGCTCTTCCATGACTACGCCGAACACCAGCCGATCATTGACTACCACTCCCACCTGGACGCCGCCGCCATCGCGGACAACCGCCAGTTCTCCAACATCGCCCAGCTCTGGCTGGACGGTGACCATTACAAGTGGCGCGCCATGAGGACCAACGGCATTCCGGAGCGCCTGTGCTCCGGAGACGCTCCGGACCGGGAAAAATACGACGCCTGGGCCGCCACCGTGCCCCGGCTGCTTCGCAACCCCCTGTACCACTGGACGCATCTGGAACTCCGGAGGCCCTTCGGAATCACCGGAACCCTCTTCGGTCCGGATACCGCCGGAGATATCTGGGAAAAGACCTCCGCCATGCTCCAGTCCGGCTCCATGGGAGCCCTGGACATTCTGAAAAAGATGAACGTGGAAGCCGTCTGTACGACGGACGATCCCTGCGACGACCTGGCCGCCCACCGGCGGCACGCCGCTTCCGGAGATTCCGTGAAGTTGCTCCCCACCTTCAGGCCGGACAAGGCGCGCGCCATCCATCAGGGCAGGGCATGGATGGAATGGGTGGACCGTCTGGAACGGGCTTCCGGCATGGAAATCCGTGATCTGGCCGCATTCCAAAAAGCCCTTGCCTCCCGGCACGCCTGGTTTGCGCGGAACGGCTGCAAGCTGTCGGACCACTCCCTGGAAGCGTTCGACGATGAAAGCCTGTCCGAAGAGGAGGCCGCCGCACTCTTTGCCGCCGCCCGGCAGGGCGGGGAAGTGGCGGGACGGGATGCCGTCAGGTTTTCCAACTACCTGATGGATTTTCTTGCCGGACTTGACGCGGCCGCGGGCTGGGTCCGCCAGCTCCATGTGGGCGCCTTGCGCAACCCCAACGGGGCGGCCCTGCGGGATCTGGGGCCGGACACGGGCTTTGACGCCATTGCGGACTTCACGTACATTGCTCCTCTGGGCCGTCTGCTGGACCGCTCCGCGCAGAAGGGAACGCTGCCGAGCACCATCCTGTACAACCTGAATCCGCGGGACAATGCCGCCATGGCCGTGCTCTGCGGCAGTTTTCAGGACGGAGTCACGGCCGGCAAAATGCAGTACGGCGCCGCCTGGTGGTTCCTGGACCAGATGGACGGCATGACCCGCCATCTGGAGACCCTCAGCCAGCTCGGCATGCTCTCCCGCTTCGTGGGAATGCTGACGGACAGCCGCAGCCTGCTCAGCTACACGCGGCATGAATACTTCCGCCGCATTTTGTGCCGCATGCTGGGCAGGGACATGGCCCAGGGCCTGGTCCCGGACGACATGGACATGGTCGGCTCCATGGCGGCTGACATCTCCTACAACAACGCCAAACAATACTTCAACTTTTAGACCATGAACACATTATTGGAAAAACTGTCCGCCATCAGGCTCGTTCCCGTCGTTGTCATCAACGATGCGGAAAAAGCCGTTCCCCTCGCCAGGGCCCTGATGGACAACGGCTGCGGCTGCATGGAAATCACGTTCCGTACGGCTGCCGCCGCGGAAGCCATCGCCCGCATCTCCCGCGAGGTGCCGGACATGCTGGTGGGGGCGGGCACGCTTCTGACGCCGGAACAGGTGGAGCAGGCGCGCCATGCCGGGGCCTCCTTCGGCGTGGCTCCCGGTTTTGATCCCCTGGTGGTGAAAGCCGCCTCCGCTCTGGGCTTTCCCTTCGTTCCGGGCGTCTCTACGGCTTCGGAAATGAGCCAGGCCCTATCCCTGGGGTGCCTGTTCCAGAAATTCTTCCCGGCGGAAGCTGCGGGAGGCGTCAAGATGCTCAAATCCCTGCTGGGAGCCTTCCGGCACACGGGCGTGCGCATCATGCCCACGGGCGGCATTCATGCCGGCAACATCGGCTCCTGGCTTGAAATTCCGGAAGTGGCCGCCTGCGGCGGTTCCTGGATTTGCGAGCCGTCCCTGATCCAGTCCTCCGAATGGGAGGAAATAGGCCGCAGAACCCGGGAAGCCCTCCGGGCCCTGTAGGCGGAAAACAGCCTTAATCCAAACAAACCCCCGCTTATGATTCAAGAACAACCCAGGCAGGACTCCTTCCGGTGGATGATCCTTTTCATGCTCTTTGCAGCTACGACGATCAATTACCTGGACCGCCAGATACTCTCCATCCTGAAGCCCATCCTGGACGTCGAGCTGGGATGGACAGACGCCCAATACGGCATGATCATGTCCATTTTCCAGGCCTCCTACGCCATCGGCCTGACCATGTTCGGCTGGATTATCGACAAGTACGGAGCCCGCATGGGCTTTGCCATCTCCATCATCTGGTGGAGTGTGGGGGCCATCTCCCATGCCTTTGCCGTGGGCGTCAAATCCATGGGCCTCAGCCGCATCATTCTGGGGCTGGGTGAAGGCGGCAACTTCCCCGCCAGCATCAAGACGGTGACCAACTGGTTTACCTCCGGGGAGCGCGTATTCGCCACCACCCTGTTCAACTCCGGCGCGAACGTGGGCGCCCTGGTGGCTCCGGCCACCATCCCGTTCATCGCCGCCGCTTGGGGCTGGCAGTCCGCGTTCATCGCGGCCGGCGTGCTGGGCTTCATCTGGGTGGCCTTCTGGCTCCGGATGCCGAAGGAACCGCGCGTGAAACTGGCGGAGGAATCCTCCGCACTGGCGCGGGCGGAAAAGGAAGAGGCCAGGGAATCCATCCCCTGGAGAAAACTTCTCACCTACAGGCAGGCATGGAGCCTCATCATCGTCCGCTTCCTGACGGACCCCATCTGGTGGTTCTTCCTCTTCTGGCTGCCCGACTTCTTCAACAAGCACTTCGGCTACAACATCAAGGAATCCGCCCTGCCGCTGATCGTCATTTACGCGCTGGTGACCGTCCTCAGCATCATCGGCGGCTCCCTGACCAAGTACCTGGCGGGGCTCGGATGGAGCCTGAACAAGGTCAGGAAAATCTCCATGCTCATCTTTGCCTGCTGCGTGCTTCCGGTCATCTTTGTCCAGTACTTCGATATGTGGACCATCGTAGCCGTGCTCGGACTGGCGGGAGGCGCCCACCAGGCGTGGTCCGCCAGCGTGTATACCCTGGGGTCCGACATGTTCCCCAAGTCGGACGTGGCGTCCATCACCGGCCTTTCCGGCATGGCCGGGCAGATCGGCAGCGTGCTGTTCCAGACAGCCGTGGGCTTTACGCTGTCCCACTTCGTAGCGCTGGGCAATCCTTCCCACGGCTATGACATCATCTTCGTCGTCTGCGGATGCGCCTATCTGGCCGCCTTCATCATCTTCAGCCTGATCGTTCCCAAAATCAACATGGTGGAGTCCAGGGAAAGCTGAGCTTCCGGACATTTTTCTCCGGACCTTCCCACGGGTGCGGCTTGCTCGTGGGAAGGTCCGGCCTGGTGGCGGCGTGCGGGAAGAAAATCCCGCACGCCGTCGTCATTTTACTCCGCTCCTTGCGGGCAGGGACGCTGGAGTACATGCCATGTGAAGCACGACGGAGCTTCTCCGGAGGCGGGCCGCCGCCGGGAATGGTGCTGATTCCCGGTCTTTTACCTTCAAAGAACATGTGAGGGAGGAAAAAATCCCTCCCGGCATGTTGAAAGTATTGCTCGGAGAAAAAAATCCTCTTGGACTGGGGAGGTTTTTAACCGGAAAAGCCGGGAGTTTCTCTTTCCCCCTTGTTGGAATAGCCATTCACGGGAATGGGCATTTCTGCCGTGTTTTTTATAACCGGAATTCCCCGGTGATCGAGGGGGCCGCATTCCTGGATGTTTCCTCCG
This genomic stretch from Akkermansia biwaensis harbors:
- a CDS encoding RNA-binding protein, which encodes MANKTLTRRQGSFILKSSFNRRKITAVEDDIICTEKIIAERKTFFLDLKQNARGKVVRITEKVSSNRDRIMVPAEILDDFISALQDIRETLKQQGE
- a CDS encoding P-loop NTPase, with product MTTQQELTPELIRAALTTVKFPGFSRDIVSFGLVKKIDIDAENNVTIDLVIESKNADIPRYIFEGVHGVMKHLPGVKHCDVNIEHKAPEAKKGINDDPSTWKSSVPGAKHVIAVASGKGGVGKSTVSANLAVALSKLGYSVGLVDLDIYGPSMSLMFGTKERPGANENDEFLPVTAHGVKLLSMGLLINESDPVAVRGPLATRYVQQFLRNVVWGDVDFLILDLPPGTGDIQLTIVQTAELDGVVVVTTPQEVALIDARKAIGLFERVKTPILGVIENMSYFQCPSDGKIYHIFGEGGGEREAAKLGVPLLGKIPLDIATRSGGDEGRPVALEDPGQNPVSAAFRQVAEQCARMVLDC
- a CDS encoding MATE family efflux transporter codes for the protein MNKTWNLKEMKKLIPLAFPVLVVNLSIVGMGAVDAIVAGGAGVTDMAAVALGSSVYLPVTLFACGVLMIIGPVIANMRGKSHESRVGYMTNHGLWLALMLSLVSMPVIYALRNVFGWISDDAAMCEMASAYMFAIMWGLPANLGFVALKSLNEGSNMTRPAMYVGICGLLLNIPLNYMFVFGMYGFPRMGGAGCGAATAVIFYIEFLLMFLLVYFNPKHRPYRRHIVSWRRPTPSVITHLVRLGVPIGISQLCEVMLFCAAALVLAPLGKTQVASHQIAGNVGGLVFMLPLSVGLAASIRVAYHHGKKNVAGTRSAILSAYVLVLSICLCTIGGIILFREQIVHLYNDSELIVSTASVLLILAAAYQLPDCLQVLSVGVLRGFRDTASISIITFVSYWMVGFPVCYILARTDWIVPAMGARGVWIGFIVGLTVAAVLLLWRVVRTTRREFVLMRRGGE
- a CDS encoding sugar kinase; this encodes MSLSIKSEQECRWDIASLGEVMLRLDPGEGRIHTTRSFRVCEGGGEYNVARGLRRCFRMRGAIVTAICDNPVGRLLEDCMLQGGLDLDYVKWAPFDGIGRDCRVGLNFTERGYGVRAAVGCSDRGLSAACQMKPGDVDWDALFGRDGVRWFHTGGIYAGLSETTSDVVLEAVQAARKHGTVVSYDLNYRPSLWKSIGGQKRAQEVNRAIAPFVDVMIGNEEDFQASLGLSIEGATEDFSHIDQGSYRQMIRRAVAEFGFKAAATTLRVARTATFNDWAAMLYCDGEFYDSISFPNLEILDRVGGGDSFASGLIYGLMSGKGPQYAVNCGCAHGALAMTTPGDTSTASLAEVEKVMKGGTARVDR
- a CDS encoding SDR family oxidoreductase; translated protein: MGLQSFRPLVGKNALVTGAAGVLCSVMARDLLKAGARVALLGRTRSKLEELQRKLAEEGLTRTLVIAADVLDKAQLEEAATLLENTWGRLDILVNGAGGNDPRGTTPAEQCMPDTPVEQGFFGMDMQGFEYVNRLNMIGTILPSQVFGKLLAASSGCIVNISSMAAFLPLTKVGAYGAAKAAVDNFTKWLATHLAPLGVRVNAIAPGFFITDQNRFLMMEKDGETPTPRGRKVLAKTPMHRFGEPGDLCGALQFLVSPSASFVTGTIIPVDGGFLAYSGV
- the uxaC gene encoding glucuronate isomerase; the encoded protein is MFIDDDFLLDTPQAKTLFHDYAEHQPIIDYHSHLDAAAIADNRQFSNIAQLWLDGDHYKWRAMRTNGIPERLCSGDAPDREKYDAWAATVPRLLRNPLYHWTHLELRRPFGITGTLFGPDTAGDIWEKTSAMLQSGSMGALDILKKMNVEAVCTTDDPCDDLAAHRRHAASGDSVKLLPTFRPDKARAIHQGRAWMEWVDRLERASGMEIRDLAAFQKALASRHAWFARNGCKLSDHSLEAFDDESLSEEEAAALFAAARQGGEVAGRDAVRFSNYLMDFLAGLDAAAGWVRQLHVGALRNPNGAALRDLGPDTGFDAIADFTYIAPLGRLLDRSAQKGTLPSTILYNLNPRDNAAMAVLCGSFQDGVTAGKMQYGAAWWFLDQMDGMTRHLETLSQLGMLSRFVGMLTDSRSLLSYTRHEYFRRILCRMLGRDMAQGLVPDDMDMVGSMAADISYNNAKQYFNF
- the eda gene encoding bifunctional 4-hydroxy-2-oxoglutarate aldolase/2-dehydro-3-deoxy-phosphogluconate aldolase, producing the protein MNTLLEKLSAIRLVPVVVINDAEKAVPLARALMDNGCGCMEITFRTAAAAEAIARISREVPDMLVGAGTLLTPEQVEQARHAGASFGVAPGFDPLVVKAASALGFPFVPGVSTASEMSQALSLGCLFQKFFPAEAAGGVKMLKSLLGAFRHTGVRIMPTGGIHAGNIGSWLEIPEVAACGGSWICEPSLIQSSEWEEIGRRTREALRAL
- a CDS encoding MFS transporter, which translates into the protein MIQEQPRQDSFRWMILFMLFAATTINYLDRQILSILKPILDVELGWTDAQYGMIMSIFQASYAIGLTMFGWIIDKYGARMGFAISIIWWSVGAISHAFAVGVKSMGLSRIILGLGEGGNFPASIKTVTNWFTSGERVFATTLFNSGANVGALVAPATIPFIAAAWGWQSAFIAAGVLGFIWVAFWLRMPKEPRVKLAEESSALARAEKEEARESIPWRKLLTYRQAWSLIIVRFLTDPIWWFFLFWLPDFFNKHFGYNIKESALPLIVIYALVTVLSIIGGSLTKYLAGLGWSLNKVRKISMLIFACCVLPVIFVQYFDMWTIVAVLGLAGGAHQAWSASVYTLGSDMFPKSDVASITGLSGMAGQIGSVLFQTAVGFTLSHFVALGNPSHGYDIIFVVCGCAYLAAFIIFSLIVPKINMVESRES